Part of the Numenius arquata chromosome 5, bNumArq3.hap1.1, whole genome shotgun sequence genome is shown below.
aacttctttgctgtgagggtggcagagccctggaagaggctgcccagagaggtggtggagtctccttctctggagacattccaaaccccacctggacacgttcctgtgggacctgctctgggtggacctgctctggcaggggcttggaggagatgatctccagaggtcccttctgacctcatatcattctgtgattctgtgatctctacTTTTGAAATATTAGCTCCTTGTTAAGTCATGTCTTTGACTCAGTAATAACCCACCGTGTGCAACACCCGCTGCTGATTGCTCAAAAACGACGAGGTATTTTCATTTCTCAGGGAGCTCTTACGTGTTTGGATTGAGTAACAGAAGAATCCAATATAACCCTTGTCCATTTactctgatattaaaaaaaaaaaaaaaaaagggttccttTTTGATGTGTAGAGATGGGTTAATATTTAATAATGATAAGCTGCCCGTTTCTTACAAAATTATAGTTTGCCAGAGCAAGCCCGAAGACAGTCCTGCTGACTTAAAAGGAAGTTTCTACCTAGATGACAATTACTGAGCTCGTTACCAGGCTATTTTTGTCATGGTATTCATTACAGAAgtactgtatttttcattctttccattAGGGATCGTACAATTAGGGATAGAAGGCAGCTTCTGTTTTCATTACAAATACAGCCTGTTTAGTCAGTAGCTGCCCCTCTGCTCTAAAGcctttgggggcgggggggggctcctgCATCGGTGAAACCTCTTTGGGGCCTTTAGATTCGGGTAAATAACTCCTGTGTTGCAGGTGATGTCAAAGCAAACTGCATATTAACCCCGTGTTAAAACACTGTACTCACAGAAAGCGCTATTTTCGTGCTCTCATCCAGTTCTGTTGGAGAGCAGAGAAAGCATAAcctgagagaagcagcagcagggaaggaaaaaagcagcgCTTCGTCCTTCAGATACAATGGGCTCCTTCCGGATCTGTGAGgatttgggtttggctttttcttctgcttaaaaaaagcttagttggtttttatttttttttttccttagctgtgTACAATGGCATCAAAACGTCcctaaaattgaaacaaaatggGAACGGTCTGTTATTGGTGTTACAGCCTCTCCTCTCTCCGACACCGATCCAAACGTGTGCAGCATCTACCCAAAGAGATGCTGCTTTCAATGGGAAGAGTCAGCTCCTGCCCGCAAAGCTTTTCAACAGCCTGAACTCAGAATAGTTCCCCCGACCTACGTTATTCTGTAATAACACAGAATTAGATTTATTCTGTAACCGTACAGAATTAGGTCGAGCCTCCTACAAGGAAGTGTCTGTCACAGCGTTCTTGGACTGGTAAAGTGGCAATTCTGAAACTGGAAATCGGTGATTCAGGGGTACCCAATTGCTTACTGCACCCAGGAAAcccaattttgttttctttaacgaGTCCAGCTTATTCTGCGTTATATAGGTTGCTCGTTTGCACCAAGGGCTCTCCAGCTTTTGGAGtaaggggagaccttctcgctctctccaactccttgaaaggagggtgtagccggcgggggtcagtctcttctcccaaggaacaagcgatgggacaagaggaaacggcctccagttgctccaggggaggttcaggttggatattaggaaaaatttctacactgaaagggttatgaagccttggaatgggcttcccagggcagtggtggagtccccatccctggaggtatctagaagccgggcagacgtggtgctgagggacacgggttagtgatgggttttgtcagtgttgggttgatggttggactccatgatctgaaaggtcccttccaacctggacaatctatgattctatgagtgtttATCTAAACTCTGGTGTatgtcctgcagcagcaggtgCGGAGATCAGTGTTTAGGGCATCCAGAGCCTGGTCTCAGATTGGTTTCCAGAATGCTTACACCTTTGTACACAAACTCATTCACGTTCCTACTGCTGTGCACATTCTGGAGCTGCAgaagatatatattttataacttttttgCCTAGGATGATAAGCCTTCCCTTGCTGTAAGCATACCTCAGTCATCCAGTGAAGTCTGTGGCTTTTATGAGGTCGTTTGGTTGGTCAGAAATCAAGGCTTATGCCCGTTTGGAAATGCTAATCTTTGTCCTGCGGCGTAACGTGTGTGTAATCACGCGGTGACTAACCCGGGGAGCGCGCCGCCTCTCCACATAGCCCCGTTGCCCGGTGCCTGGAGTGGGCCATCTGGCCTCTCGCCTCATCGCTTCTCGAGAAATCAAATATTAAACTCCACAGATCCCGCGTTACCGTGACTGAGACGTCAGGGCATTCAGGGGCTTGACGAGTTCCTAAGGTTGGGAACAAAAAGAGTCGATACCGATAAAGAATCAATATACAAGAGTAATATATAAATATGAGTAACACACCAAGAAAAAGGAGTGAGACTTAGAAATTCCTCACTGTTCACAAGGGGTTCTGATGTGGCCTTTCCATCGCCGCTGCACAGTcagtttattttgcttatttatttaagaATACATTTACTTATTCATTTAAgaatacatgtatttatttacttaagaACTCAACTCCATCGCAATATTGCAAATTGTCATCTTTATCAGCTAACCAGCCTGTTTAATTTTTGCTGCCGCCTCTGGTGTTAGCCAGGTTTGGGACGAGCTtatgattttatattattttttaaattctacttGCAGCGCTGTGGAAGTAACAAAGATTTCTGAATCACCGGTTTAACTTACTTTCTTATATGTTAAGAGTTGTTCTTGTGATGACGAAAATTCTCTGAACTGTCGAGgtgctttttcatttgttcttggTTTGTCTTTAAAACAAGAAGATATTAAAATGGACATCTTGGAAATGTTTTCACTTCCTAAAATGTGGTATTTACACTGCTGTCACCGCAGGAGATAAATCTAAAATAAGTAACACCTGAGATGGTACTGACTTAAAATTAGGAAGACGTAGCAGGAGTTCTGGTGTTCTGGAAGCGATGTTCTGATACTGAAATAACCCGGGAGAGAGGGTGGGAAAGAAAGTCAGTTCTGTTAAAGAGTTAAAGTtactaaaaccaaaccaaccaaccaacgtTTTTCTAAAATACCTGAATTTTGTATCTACAGAATCCCAAAACATCCGCGATAGTGAAGCAGGTGCTCGCTGAAGGAAATGCCGGGGAGCTGCAGAAGTACTTTGGTTCGCGGATGGAGTTTGGCACGGCCGGGCTGAGAGCTGCCATGGGAGCAGGGATTTCCCACATGAACGACCTCACCATTATCCAGACGACCCAGGTGCCGCCTCCAGCCCTTTATCTTGCTTCGCTCACTTTAAAATAAGTTCTCATCTGCCACATTTGGTTTGTGCTTGAACTTACCCACAGACACAGTCAAGCTCAAGTGGGTCAGTTAGTCCTGATGTAAcaactaccaaaaaaacccccaaagtagCCGACGTTTGCCTGAGCTTTGTGTATGTTGGACATAAACTTACATAAATGCAGTGaagatatatacacatatatagataTGCATATAtctaacatatatatatgtaagataTATATGCACATAGGTCCTAAAGTAGATTTGCTCGGGGAGAgttcagaaacacagaatcacagagtgatacggggttggaagggacctctggagatcatctcctccaaccccctgccacagcagggtcacccacagcaggtcccacaggaacgtgtccaggtgggtttggaatgtctccagagaaggagactccaccacctctctgggcagcctcttccagggctctgccgccctcacagcaaagaagttcctcctcatgttgagatggaactttctatgttcaagtttgtgcccattccctcttgtcctgtccctgggcaccactgaaaaaagactggccccatcctcctgacacccacccttgaagtatttataggtgtggatcagatcccccctcagtcttctcttctccagactaaaaagacccaagtccctcagcctttcctcagcagagagatgctccaggccactcaccatctttgtagccctctgctgtcccctctccagcagttccctgtccttctggaactggggagcccagaactgggcccagtgctccagatggggcctccccagggcagagcagaggggcaggatgacctccttccacctgctggtcacactcttcctgatgccccccaggatgccattggccttcttggccacaagggcacattgctgcctcatggtcatcctgttgtccaccaggactcccaggtctttttcctcagagctgctccccagcaggtcacccccaacctgtcctggtgcagggggttattcctccccaggtgcagcacacCCCAAACCTTCAATGACTGCAGCCTGGAGTGGTGCTGTATCATGTCCTAAACAGGTGAGATTCAGTTAAAAACCAGAggaatttcagttaaaaaactgaaatattggCCAGttgttcccttcctcctccaagaCCGAACACAACTAAATTGTATCTCAAAATCTGTGATTCGGACTTAATCACGTGAACTGTTTCTGTCTGGAACTGGTTTTCTGATTTTTCGAAAAGTCCTTAAATGTGATGTTGTCCAGCTTCACTCTATTGATTTGAAGGTTTCTGATGGCTTTTTTGGTGTTTATTGGTCCCAGACAAACTGAAGCCCAATCCAGTTCAGTGAGATGTTCTGTGCCCTCACCTTTAGGAGATGTCAGCATCTTCGCCATCATCTAATGCAACGATAAATTAATTATTAAGATGGGGTTGATGAGGTGGGTTTCTTGTTGTTTTCAGGGGTTTTGCAGATACCTTGAGAAGAATTTCAGCGACCTGAAAAAGAGAGGAGTTGTGATTGGGTTTGATGCTCGTGCCCACCTTTCCAGCGGAGGTAGTAGCAAAAGGTACTTTTTAGGCTTTGTTTTGTGGATGTCGTGTGTGACCCATTATGGTTTTTATACCtgcttgtattttctctttctgtaaagGGAATTAAGGTGAGGGATTTATAGTATTTTTATGTTCTTCTATCCCAAAGAAGTTCTTGGAGTTGTGCTTTGTGTGTCGGGAATAGTGAGGAAACATTTAAATTGGGTCCGTATAATAATTTGGGAGTTATTtatatggggttttgtttttgtttttattaattggAGCATATGTGGGGGGAAAGCTGTGAATTCTAAGAAACTAGCTGGtgagaaaatgaatatatttcctgggcatcttttcttcctgtgtaGGTTTGCGAGACTTGCTGCTAATACCTTCATCAGCCAAGGAGTTCCAGTTTATCTCTTCTCTGATATAACACCAACTCCTTTTGTGGTAGGTTCCTCTAGTGTTTATTTCTATATTCACACAATTTCTGTCAGATATCTTACATTAAGCAAAACGAGACAAACccctttttaactttttaagctGTACCTGCAGTGAGCCGTATGCCTATTTAGCTATATTTAGTTTACAACTGTCTAGATTGCTGGGAAGTTCGAGGTCTgaaacatgcacacacatttagttttgtgattttttgggggttggttttgttgttttttggtttttttttttaattatttcttttttcttttgaggggtATTGAATCCAAAGTAGCTTTTTTAAACAGCAGGTCGTTGGAGGCCAACGATATTCCATCGGGAGGGTCGTTGAATGTGTTGGTGAATGTGCATTTTCACCATCAGATCACTAGGTGTCAGTGCTCTAGAGCAATAAAGAAAACCCCTACTTTTGTACTAAATCCAACAGCTGGTCCCGATACCAGTAGCTCCAGTGAGTGTGGGGTGAAGATTTGGATGTAGCGTTCTTGTACTGATACAAATTTGGCAGATTTAGGGtcaaattcttcacagtgaggctTAAAGCAGGGTTGCAAGAACTGCAGTTGACTGCGTTCCCTGTTAAAGAGCCAGGAATAATCTCAACCTGGACCTGCAGTCACAAAAAACGCTTTCTTTTCAATTCACTCCGTCTGTTTTGGAATCTTTTATAAGAGCTTTCTCCAAAACAATTCTCTTCTGAACCACGATGGAGCAAGTTGCTCCATGGGCTGCTCTCAAAAGCTGGTATGGATGAGAGACTACCCCAGCTGTATGATACCTAATGTCATCACCCCAACTCTCCGCTCAGCGGGATGGAATTAGTGCACACGCAGGAGAATAACTAGAATATTTTATGCATTCCACTTCCACTAACCTTCTCTTCTTGCAGCCGTACACAGTAACTCATCTGAAGCTTTGCGCCGGAATTATGGTTACGGCTTCCCATAACCCCAAACAAGACAATGGTTACAAGGTACGTTCCTTATATGAtctattttctggcttttttcaaacattattttCCATGTAGAGACACTAATATAGTTCCTATCATGTTATAGACCACATTAATCGATAGTTTGATCTCTTCTAGATGTAGGTTTTGAAAGCTAGTAGCGTGTATGCTAATATCATAATTAAAATGTTGGCTCTAAGAAGCAGGAAGATAAGTAATACCATATTGCCATAattgcagtgtgcccaggtggccaagaaagccaacggcatcctggcttgtattagaaacagcgtgaccagcagaagtagggaggtgattgtccccctgtactcggcactggtgaggccacacctggagtattgtgtccagttttgggcacctcaatacaggagagatatcgaggtgctggagcgggtgcagaggagggcaacgaagctggtgaagggcctggaaaacaaatcatatgaagagcggttgaaggagctgggactgtttagtgtgaggaagaggaggctgaggggagacctcatcactctctacagctacttgaaaggacactgtagagaggttggtgctggtctcttcgcacaggtaattaatgacagaacaagagggaatggcttcaagctccaacagggtaggtttagactgaacgttaggaaagaatttttcacagaacaagtggtcggacactggaacaggctgcccagggagggggttgagtcaccatccctggatgtgtttaagagccatttagatgtggtgttgggggatatgatatcgggaagaactttgtagtgtagggtagatggttggactcgatgatcccaagggtctcttccaacctggacgattctatgattctatattttagaacactttaaaatattaactgaCCTCTTTTCGAAAGCATTAATCATTTCTCCAATACGTGATTTAAAAAGATCTCTTTAGTTTTTCAAACCCAGAgaattaaaaacacttaaaaccTAATGAGTTGCTTCTACAAAACGTTTTGAATAAATTCCAGGAATTTCTTgtagtgtatttttcttttgctaaggGACACAGCCATCAGTGTGACGTTTTCCTGTGACAGAAATCtgcttttcactggaaaaaaccctGGTTGAGCTGCCTGTTCGCCGACCATCCTGTAGCCGGACTAGTAATACACAGACtgtttctaaaatacaaaaatcaaagGGTTTTTTGTCGTCTTAATAGAAAAACAAGGCATTAGCAGGGATGATCTCTTGCCGCCTCTCCCTCCAGAAATTCATGTCTGTTTAaaatcgctttttttttttaaaaaaatatttcatgtattgATCCTGATAGCTTGTTTAGATATTTTATCCGTTACTTTTTTAACcaacttcattttttcttcatattttgttATTTGGGCTACGTACATACATGGCTGTAGGTATCTTTCCTTAAAACTTGTGGTCTGTGAACCATCAGTAGAAGGAAGTGCGCAAACAACtgtcaaaaagcaaaacataatAAGGAAACCTCTTCCTGGACGTGTAAATAATCGACAAAAAGGGAGAAGACTACAAGTAATGAACATCTTGAAATGTAGTTGAATTTGTGCTGGCTGTTGTGCTGCCGGGGGCAGCTGTCAAGTTTTTGTGCTTTTCCCCTTAAATTTTTTTGGTGGTAAACGCGTTTCACTTCcgcatgcttttttcctttttggaattATTCTATATAtaatgattcatagaatcatagaatggttagagttggagggaaccttaaagatcatcgagttccaacccccctgccctgggcagggacacctccactagagcaggttgctccaagccccatccagcctggccttgaacacttccagggatggggcagccacagcttccctgggcaacctgttccagtgcctcaccaccctcacagcaaagaatttcctcctaatatctaatctaaatctcccctcttccaatttaaaaccattaccccttgtcctgtcactacacttcctgacaaagagtccctctccggctctcctggaggctcccttcagatattgggaggctgctgtgaggtttcccttctcttctccaggctgaacaaccccagctctctcagcctgtcttcacaggggaggtgctccatccctctgatcatcttcgtggccctccgctggacctgttctaacaggtccatgtcctccctgtgttgaggactccaaagctggacacagtattccaggtggggtctcacgagcgcagagtagaggggtagagtcacctcccgtgacctgctggccacgcttctcttgatgcagcccaggatggggttggctttctgggctgccagtgcgcactgccggctcatgttgagcttctcatccaccaacacccccaagtccttctcctcagggctgctctccagctgttgTACCTAAAAATCTGGAAGAAATTATGTGAAATGGCACGGGCGAGTTATCAGTGCCGAGGCTGGCAGACGTCCCAAGGCTGATACTTGAATCTTTTCAAGAAATGAACTGGGTCTTGGTTTGTGTTTCGTTACAGACTTTGTTATCTTCTGAGCAAATGGAtcggctttcttttttttatagaaCAAAAGATGGGATGTGAGAGGAAACACAGAATATGAGCAAGGGAATGCTCTGGGTGTACTTAAGCCTAATTTGCTGGAATATTCTACTGAATGCAGCGCACCtaagccaacaaaaaaaataacaaagctgtCCTACGATACTAATTACCAAATAACTCACCTTATTTATTCTTTAGGTTTACTGGGAAAACGGTGCTCAGATCATTTCCCCTCACGACAAAGGCATTTCTCAGGCTATCGAGGAGAACCAGGAGCCGTGGCCTCAGGCGTGGGACGAGGACGGGATCGACGGCAGCCAGCTGCTCCAGGATCCCTACGCCAGGGTCAATAAGGAGTATTTCCAAGACATACAGAAACAGTGCTTTCACAGGTAACTCTGCTCACAACACGGGAGACGCGCTGCTGGTGGTTTGCTGCCTTCCCAGTCTCCGGAGCTGGTTTCAATGCCAAAATTGGGGATGAAAAGTCAGATCAGTTGTATTTGTTCTCCGCTCGCCTCCTTTGGGGTGCATAGGTTACACTATCTTTCTTACCCCAGTGATTTGCACGTACCGGGACACGAGATATCAAGAATGACTcatattgctgaaaaaaatgagGCTAAGCCCATTTTCAAGCCATTACCTTTAAAATCCAACCTCTCTAATTTATAATTTTAACAGTGATAGAAAATACTGAGTCGTACCTGCTTCCAAATGCAGTCAATTTTgtgcataatcatagaatcatagagtggtttgggtgggaagggaccttaaagcccccccagtgccaccccctgccctgggcagggacacctcccaccagagcaggttgctcaatcATTCTTCCGTATCCGAGTTTACTGTTAATCTGTTTAATTTCAGGAATATAAACAAGGAAACAAATTTGAAATTCGTTCATACTTCCGTGCACGGCGTAGGTCATAAATTTGTGCAGTTGGCCTTCAAGGCCTTTGACCTTAGCCCTCCCTTTGCCGTTCCGGAGCAGAAGGATCCCGATCCGGAATTTCCCACAGTCAAGTATCCAAATCCTGAAGAAGGCAAAGGGGTTCTggtaaatagatattttttattttttttattagttgcAATATCTTTCAGCGTTTCCTTTCTGCCGGTAGTTGTGGCTATAAATATTGGTTGAAGgcctgttttgtttctcttttcagagCCTTACATTTAGTGAAATTAATTGATATCATTTTATTGAGGTTTATGACTGGTTTTGAACCAGTCAGATGCTAATTAGCTATAACTTTAAAGCAATTTGTTCTGTGCTTTAACGGAATGGGCAGCATCTGCGTGTACAACAGAGTGATACGGTTCctcttaacaaataaaataagaattaaaaggGCTGGTTTCTAACACGGTTAGAATTTCTACTACGAGCGTTTCTGCTGCACTTGGTTATTGAAGGATCCTGGTGAATCTAAGGAGCTTTAGACttgggctgcaggagcagagtgATGTAGGTGAAGTTAAATAGTGCATGAAGTTAAATATCTGCCAGGCTTgaagttcatctttttttttttttttttgcagggacaCACTGTGATTTGGGGTGGTTGAGATGAAATACatggggaaaattattttaaacctatAAAGAAGGTGCAAATATTATTTGGGAGTATTAACACTCATCCGGTCTCGCTTACCTCTTTTCCAGACGTTGTCTTTTGCTTTGGCTGAAAAAGATGGGGCAAAAATCATTTTAGCAAACGATCCCGACGCCGATCGACTTGCAGTGGCAGAGAAACAGGAGAGGTACGGTAATAAAGAAATCCAAACCATTTacagttggtttttttacttaaaGGCTAGGCTTCTTTGGGGGATCCTGTGCATCCTGTGTCTCAGAGGAAGACAGAATAGTcacaattcatagattcatagattggtccaggccagaagggacctccaaaggtcatctagtctgacctccccgcagtcagcagggacacccccaactagaccaggttgcccagggcctcgtcgagcttcaccttgaatatctcaagggaaggggcctcaaccacctccctgggcaacctgttccagtgttccaccaccctcatggtaaagaacttgttcctaatatccaatctaaatctccccttctccaacttaaagccattgcccctcgtcctgtcactgcaggcctttggaaacagaccctccccagccttcctgtaggcccccctcagggactggaaggccgctatgaggtctccccagagcctcctcttctccaggctgaacaaccccagctccctcagcctgtcctcacagcagaggtgctccagccccctgatcattttggtggccctcctctggacctgctccatcaggtccatgtcctttctatattgagggctccagacctgcacacagtactccaggtgaggtctcaccagagcaaagtggcagaatcacctctctggatctgctggcaacacttcttttgatgcagcccaggatgtggttggccttctgggctgcgagagcacattgcctgctcatgtccagcttctcctccatcagcacccccaagtccctttcctcagggctgctttctaacacctcatcccccaggctggatttacaccaaggattgttttggcccaggtgcaggaccctgcacttgcttttgttgaacctcatgaggttcatctgggcccacctctccagatccctctgaatgacatcccgtccctctgctgtatcgacaacaccacacagcttggtgtcatctgcaaactcgctgatggtgctctcaatctcTCTGtctatcgttgataaaaatgttaaacagtaccggtcccagcacggacccttgagggacaccacttgtcactgctctccgtctggacttcaagccactgagtaccaccctctgggtgccaccatccagccaattccttatccaccgaacagTCACTGAACAATGGTCATTTTTGGACTGAAAACACATAGAGATGTGAGAGGACTGTATGGAGCAGACCACAGTGGGGGCTGAAATAATGATTAATATTAGACACTGTACAGAAGCCTGGATAAATATGTGACACTTGCTGTGCTTGAGGCACGCACGGAAGCACGTGAATTGTGATTGTTTTGTACCTTCTTAAAGGGAGGTTTTCAGTTAGAAATTTTTAACCGAAGACTGATAACCATTCTTTCGTACTGTGTCTATTAAATAATAACTTGAATATTCAGGAGAATCTTTATGGTTCCCTGATAATAGGGAACCGATTCCTATTGTTCCCTAGGAATAGGGAACATCCCTGTTCTTTAATATGAGCTCCTTCTTTCTCAAATACTCTTACTTCACTATTCAGGAGATGATTTGGGCCTCTCTCGCTCAGTTTCCCACTCTGTGCATAACGTTATGTACCTGCAGTTCACCTTAAGCTTCTTCAGGGCTTGGTCCTTCTCAGTATCATCATTTGTAGCCTCCTCTTTAGGGACCAGCTTTATGCCTGCGTTATTTATCTATGTATGTCCTGAAAAAGAACGGAAACACAGAAGGTAAACTCGCTCAAACCCAGTCTTCTCACCAATTTTTCGTATGTATGGAATATGTAAcataaagaatcatagagtcatagaattgtccaggttggaagggacctttaagatcatcgagtccaaccatcaacctaactctgatgaaaaccatcactaacccatgtccctcagcaccacgtctgcccggcttttagatccctccagggatggtgcctcaaccccttccctgggcagcccattccaaggcttcataaccctttcagtgtagaaatttttcctaatatccaacctgaacctcccctggagcaactggaggccgtttcctcttgtcccatcacctgtgacttgggagaagagaccgaccgcccctggctacaccctcctttcagggagttggagagagcgagaaggtctcccttcagcctccttttctccaggcttcagAGGTGGCAGTGCTTTATTTGGGCTTTCGGGTTCTTTTTTTACCTCCTTATCCTCACAGCATGAACTAAGGAGGCTGCTCTGCCTTTAGAGGACGGATGGACCCACGGGCACTGCAGCGTTTTTGGCCGTGGTGGCTGGAATTtccttattttaacattttttggcCTGTGCCCAGCCTCAGTTGGCAATTCAGCGTTGAGGAAAAAGCATAAAGCAGCTGTAGTTTGTGCTAGTTATGGGTTAAAACAAGCAATGGAGAGGGGGTGTTAGTTTATTGTATTCATTGCCACCGAGAGCACGGTGCTCCTTCTGTTACGTCTTTGCTAATTGTTCAGCCCGTCTTAGTTGTCTCCTAATTTTCGGTCCTGTGTCCTCCTCTGGGGCTTCTGCTGTAGCCGTTGGTGCACTAATCGAGCGTCGGTACGGGCTCCTACAGTCTCTGTGCTTCTTCTTTGACAGAACCTCCTGCTAGAGCACGCTCTCTCAGCGCTCCCGCACTAAGGTGTCGCTGGGCGTTGCTTTGGGCGTCACTAAATGCGGGAGACTGGCTCTGCTTCTCTCTCACAGCAGGTACCGTTTCTCTAGGTCTTgaggggtgggggttttttttgtcactgtcTTTGTCCCCTTTTGTGACCGGGGAATTTTTGGGGCAATTTTGACATCcgtcttttcccttttcccttcggTTTTTCTCGTTCTAGCAACACGTCAATGTTCATctgttcatcttctttttttccttttttttttcacctgtttgagattttttttttccaatcttccTCCCTGACCGGTGGGTGTATCTTGTGATGAAATCAAAGGGATTTGTCACCGAGTCCGCTAAAAACACTGATCATTTCAGAGTTGTATTTCTGGGTCTCTGTGC
Proteins encoded:
- the PGM2 gene encoding phosphopentomutase → MAARSSAGDAALRRAAEQWLQWDKNPKTSAIVKQVLAEGNAGELQKYFGSRMEFGTAGLRAAMGAGISHMNDLTIIQTTQGFCRYLEKNFSDLKKRGVVIGFDARAHLSSGGSSKRFARLAANTFISQGVPVYLFSDITPTPFVPYTVTHLKLCAGIMVTASHNPKQDNGYKVYWENGAQIISPHDKGISQAIEENQEPWPQAWDEDGIDGSQLLQDPYARVNKEYFQDIQKQCFHRNINKETNLKFVHTSVHGVGHKFVQLAFKAFDLSPPFAVPEQKDPDPEFPTVKYPNPEEGKGVLTLSFALAEKDGAKIILANDPDADRLAVAEKQESGEWKVFSGNELGALLGWWIFTCWKNNNRDSRALKDVYMLSSTVSSKILRAIALKEGFHFEETLTGFKWMGNRAKQLMDQGKAVLFAFEEAIGYMCCPAVLDKDGVSAAVITAEMASFLATRNLSLSQQLKAVYDEYGFHITKASYFICHDPKVIQQLFDNLRNFDGKNTYPKSCGRFKVSGIRDLTTGYDSSQPDQKAILPTSKSSQMITFTFANGGVATMRTSGTEPKIKYYSELCAPPGNSDVEQLKKELDELVNALEKHFFQPEKNNLQRKTE